Within the Elusimicrobiota bacterium genome, the region CCCCGTGGCGGCCGCGGCGAAATCCTTGGCCTCGAAGCAGCGCCGCGCCAGGCGGAACTGCGCCTCGCCCGCGATGGCGTTGGCCGAGCCGGCCGCGATCAGCTCGCGCAGGAGAGTCTTGTAGTTCATGGACTTGTTGCGGTCGAAGATGCCCTCCAGGAGATCGAGGCCGTCCGTGGCCTCCGAGGCCTTCGGGAATCTGGTCACCAGCTCCTTGATCTGCTTGACCGCGGCGTCGTCATTGCGGCTGTTGAAGGCCGACTGGGCGATGCGCAGGTAGGCCATGGGCAGCTGCTCGCTCTGGGGATAGTTGGCGATGATGTCCCGATAGGCGGCGATGGCCTCGTCGTATTTCTGGGCGCGGAACAAAGTGTCGGCGATCTGGGCCGAGGCCTCGCCTGTTTCCTTGGCCTGCGGGTAGCGGGCCTGGAGCTTGCGCCAAGTCTCGATGGCCTGGGTGTAGTAGCGCTGGTGGTAGAGGCTCATGCCGGCGCGGTACAGGACGGCCGGCGCCTCCGCAGCCTTGGGGTTGTTGTCCACGAACTTGCTGTAGAGCTGGAAGGCGTCGTCATAGGACTTCTGGTTGTAGAGGCTGTCGGCGATGCCGAGCTCGTTGAGGCCCGAGAAGCTGAAGGTGGAGCTCTCGGCCGCGAGCATGTCCTTGAGCTTCTTGCGCTCCTGCAGGGCGCGGTCGTCCTCGCCCTGATAGGAGGAGGCCCAAGCCAGGCCGTCCTGGGCGAAGAAGGCGGCCGGGTCGTCGGGATAGACCTTGAGGATCATCTCGTAGATGACCCGGGCTTCCTCCGTCTGGTTGAGGGACAGATAGGCCTCGGCGGCGTAGAGGTAGCTCATGCTGCGCCACTTCGATTTGGAGGGCGGCAGGTGGCGGAAGATGAACTGGTAGGAGGTGAGGATCGAGTTGTAGGCCTTCTGGTCGAACTGGTTCTTGAGGATGGTGAAGAGGGCCTGCTCCGCGATCTCCGAGGAGGGCGCCAGGTCGATGATGCGCTGCAAGGCGGCCGTGGCCTCCTGGTAGCGCTTGAGCTTGATGAGGGCGTTGCCCATGACGAGGTAGACGTTCTTGGCCAGCGCGCTGTTGGGATAGAGGGTCACGAAGTTGTTGCAGGTCTGCACGGCCTGGGTGTAGTCCCCCACCTGGTAGCCCGTCCAAGCCAGCTTGAAGTGGGCCAGAGGCGAGATCCTGATGGTCTCGGGGTACTGGGTGATGACCTTGGTGTAGGCGAACATGGCCTCGCGCACCTGGCCCGCCACCAGATAGGACTCGGCGATGAAGTACTGGGCCAGCGGCGCGAAGAAGTCCTTGGGGTAGCGGTCCAGCACGGACTGGAAGTTGGCGCGCGCCTCCACGAGGTCCTTCTTCTGGAAGCAGGAGGAGCCGATGCGGAACATGGCCGAGACTCGCAAGGGAGAGTCCGGGTAGAGCGAGAGGAACTTCTGGTACTTGGAGATGGCTCCGTCGAAATCCTCGGCCAGGAAGAAGGAGTCGCCGATGAAGAACTGAGCCTCCTCCTTGAGGTCGGACTCCGGATAGTCGCGGATGAGGTTCTCGAAGGCGGCCGCGGCCAGGTAGGCGCGCTTGGAGAGCAGGTAGGTCTTGCCCAGGTAATACTGGGCCTCCGCGGTCTTGACCTGCTTGAGGGTGGCCTCGGCCGCCGAGTAGTCGCCCTTGTGCAGGCTCACGATGCCCTGGGCGTAGAGCACCAAGGGTTCCTTGAGGAACACCGGGTAGGTCTCGCCCAGCAGGAAGAGGTTGGCCTCGGCTTGGGAGAACTCTTCCAGGGCCAGGTCCGCGTAGATGACCCCCAGCAGGGACTCGGGCACGATATAGGCCTTGGGGAAGCGCCTCTCCACATCGTGGAAGTCCTCCACGGCCCGGCTCCAATCCTTGTCGTTATAGGAGACCTCGCCCAGACGGTACAGGGCCGAGGGCCCCAGCCCCGACTTCTTGTCGCCGGCCGCCTCCGAGAAGGCCTTGCGGGCGTTCTCCAAGGCCCCGGCTGCGGCCGGGTTCCTGGGCGCCAGGAGCCGGGCCGCCGAGCTCTTCTTGGTGGAGGCCTCGGACTTGAGGATGCTCAAGGCCTGGTCCAGGTAGGCCTCGCCGACCATGAAGTAGGCGTCGGACACGCGCGGGCTCTGCGCGAACTGGCTGATGAAGTTCTCGAAGGCCTGGATCACGGCCATCTTGTCGCGCCCCGTCTCCTGGTACATCTGTGCGGCGGCGTTGAAGGCTTCCTCTTCCGCCGTGATCTGCGGGGTGGCGCGCGCGGCGGCCAAAGACGGGGCCAAGGCGAGCAGGACGGCCAGGGACAGGAATCCGGAGTCCATGTTGAACCGCCTCATAGCGACGGGGCCGCCATCTTTCCGGCGATCTCAGCCTTGAGCTTGGCCACGAAATCCTCCTCTTTGAGGCCGCTGACCTGCCGACCGTCGCGCAGGCGAACGGAGAGCACCCCGGCCGCGAGGTCCTTGGGACCCAGCACCACCATGTACGGGACCTTCTCCATCGAGGCGTCGCGCACCTTGGCGCCCACCTTCTCGTCGCGCACGTCGAGCTCCACGCGCAGCCCGGCCGCGGCCAGGGACTTGGCCAGGCGCGCGGCCGGCTCGGCCACATCCGCCTTGACGGTCAGGATCTTGACCTGCACCGGGGCCAGCCACAAGGGGAAGGCCCCGGCGTAATGCTCCAGCAGGAAGCCGATGAAGCGCTCGTGGGTGCCCAGGGGGGCGCGGTGGATGCACAGCGGCGTCTGGCTGCTGCCGTCCTTGGCGCGGTAGGTCAGGTCGAAGCGGCGGGGCACGGCGAAATCCACCTGGTTGGTGGCCAAGGTGAACTCCTTGCCGATGGCGCTCCAGACCTGGACGTCTATCTTCGGGCCGTAGAAGGCGGCCTCATTGGGGACCGCCACGTGCTGGACCTGGCCGTTCTTCAGCGCCCGGGCCACCATGTCCTCGGTCTGCTTCCAGAGCTCCGGCTCGCCGACGTACTTCTTGCCCATCCCTTCCGGGGCGGAGAGGCTCAGGCGCATCACGTACTTCTCGATGCCGAAGATGCGGAAGTACTCCAGGTACATCCGGCAGACCGCGAGGAATTCCTCCTCGAACTGCTCCAGCGTGCAGTAGATGTGGGCGTCGTTCATCTGCATGGAGCGCACGCGCATGAGCCCGAAGAGCTCGCCGGACTGCTCGTAGCGGTAGCAGGTGCCGTACTCGGCCAGGCGCAGGGGCAGGTCCCGGTAGCTGCGCAGCTCCGAGGCGAAGATCTTGTGGTGGTGCGGGCAGTTCATGGGCTTGAGGTAGTACTTGACCCCGTCGAACTCCATGGGCGGGAACATGCTGTCCTTGTAGTAGGGCAGATGTCCGCTCTTGAGGTACATGCTCTCTTTGGTGATGTGCGGGGTCTTGACGCGCAGGTAGCCCGCGGCAGACTCAGTGGCCTTGGCCAGATTCTCGAGCTCGTCGATGACCACGGTGCCGTTGGGCAGCCACATGGGCAGGCCCGGGCCCACGTCCTCGTCGAAGAAGAAGATGCCCAGGTTCTTGCCCAGGCGGCGGTGGTCGCGCTTGGCCGCCTCCTCGACCATCTTGAGATGCGCGGCGAGTTCCTCGGCCGTGGCGAAAGCGAGCCCGTAGATGCGCTGCAGCATGGGGCGCTTCTCATCGCCGCGCCAGTAGGCGCCGGCGATGGAGGTCAGCTTGAAATGCTGGAGCGCGCCGGTGTCCGGGACGTGGGGGCCGCGGCACATGTCGATGAAGGGCCCGTCGGTGTAGAAGCTGACGACCTCGTCCTTGAGGTCCTCAAGCAGCTCGATCTTGAGCTTCTCGCCCGCCTTTTGGAGGAGCTGCCGGGCCTCGTCCTTGGTGCGCTCGGCGCGCGCGAAGGTCTGCTTGGCGGCCGCGATCTCGCGCATGCGCGCCTCGATGCGGGGCAGGTCCTCGGGGACGAAGTGGTGCGAGGTCTCGAAGTCGTAGTAGAAGCCGTGCTCGATGGCCGGGCCGATGCCGAGCTTGGTCCCCGGGAAGAGGTCCTGCACGGCCTGGGCCATCACGTGGGCGGCTGAGTGGCGGATGGTCTCGATGTCGATGGCGGGCTCGGCCATGCTGGTGGACTCCGTTGTCATTGCCAGGAGAAAATGGTGCCCAGTATAGGACTTGAACCTATGACCTCTCCCATGTCAAGGGAGCGCGCTACCACTGCGCCAACTGGGCACTGAGATCGAAATGCCGGATAAAAGAGCAAAACCTGAAAAAAGAAGATATCAAAATGCATCTAGAGATTCAACCCTGGGGCCGCAGGCGGAGACGTTCGCGCGCCCGATTGAACCATTATACGAACGAGACATTACGAATATGTCAAATGCGTTCAGGCCAGCTCTTCGGCCCATCGGGCGCAGAGGCGAGGGCGCAGGTCCAGGGCCATGCCCACCGGCGCCCCTTGCGCGGCCAGACACGGCTCGGTCTCCTCGAAGGCGGGCTGACCGGTCAGCTCATGAAGGATGCCCGACTCGGCCGCGACTGGGCCCCCTGCCGCACAGGGGCATTGCACCAAGGAAAAGCCTTTATGCGACAAGGCCTGGGCGACCAGGTCCGCCGCGGCTTCCTCGTCGGCTGACGGGAGGCGGGCCAGGAAGGTGGCTCCGGCTTGGCGTGCCAGGCCAAGGAGGTCGATGGGAGGCTCGGGACCCCGCGACCAGAGCAAGACCAGCAGATCGCTGTTGAGCCGGGCCGAATCCAAGAGCTGAGCGAGGCCGCGGCGATAGACCGCCTCGGCGTCGTCCCAAGCGGTCACCGTGAGCGCGGGGTTGGCGAGCTTGGCGCCGGCTGCCACGGCCAAAGCGCGGCCGGGAGGGACCCGCACGCCGTAGGTCTTGGGGAAGACCGGCTCGGGCAGGCAGCAGGAGCCTCCGGCGACGACGAGGATGTCCTTGGGCTGCAGGCCTTGCCCGGACCAGGCCCAGGCGCAAAGACGCAGGG harbors:
- a CDS encoding tetratricopeptide repeat protein codes for the protein MDSGFLSLAVLLALAPSLAAARATPQITAEEEAFNAAAQMYQETGRDKMAVIQAFENFISQFAQSPRVSDAYFMVGEAYLDQALSILKSEASTKKSSAARLLAPRNPAAAGALENARKAFSEAAGDKKSGLGPSALYRLGEVSYNDKDWSRAVEDFHDVERRFPKAYIVPESLLGVIYADLALEEFSQAEANLFLLGETYPVFLKEPLVLYAQGIVSLHKGDYSAAEATLKQVKTAEAQYYLGKTYLLSKRAYLAAAAFENLIRDYPESDLKEEAQFFIGDSFFLAEDFDGAISKYQKFLSLYPDSPLRVSAMFRIGSSCFQKKDLVEARANFQSVLDRYPKDFFAPLAQYFIAESYLVAGQVREAMFAYTKVITQYPETIRISPLAHFKLAWTGYQVGDYTQAVQTCNNFVTLYPNSALAKNVYLVMGNALIKLKRYQEATAALQRIIDLAPSSEIAEQALFTILKNQFDQKAYNSILTSYQFIFRHLPPSKSKWRSMSYLYAAEAYLSLNQTEEARVIYEMILKVYPDDPAAFFAQDGLAWASSYQGEDDRALQERKKLKDMLAAESSTFSFSGLNELGIADSLYNQKSYDDAFQLYSKFVDNNPKAAEAPAVLYRAGMSLYHQRYYTQAIETWRKLQARYPQAKETGEASAQIADTLFRAQKYDEAIAAYRDIIANYPQSEQLPMAYLRIAQSAFNSRNDDAAVKQIKELVTRFPKASEATDGLDLLEGIFDRNKSMNYKTLLRELIAAGSANAIAGEAQFRLARRCFEAKDFAAAATGFQKFSVDFTNNPQLVKAQFYLGESYFSQNDYTDAIPAYERLLNNFDKDDDTPLALFHLASANYALKKYEEAVKYYTRLSEEYPKVSYAKETEFNLALAYKALGKTDLSQYSYQKYIELVGDSDPLAQSALWEIFSLQKDRRDYEGALATLQHIQDHAKPGSDTVFETTYRMGEVSSANNRPDEAMNMWVKLQGLKPANNPFRLDALIKLGEAYEKASDNERAVAVYEDLARNAGREIAQSAAARAAALRRSGRGGKGAAAAPPEPAPKKAAAMPALPKRARRGAKAPAAAAGPEPAPAPAPAAPAPAAQEAPAQTTKALNLPGMTDGDGSQ
- the thrS gene encoding threonine--tRNA ligase yields the protein MTTESTSMAEPAIDIETIRHSAAHVMAQAVQDLFPGTKLGIGPAIEHGFYYDFETSHHFVPEDLPRIEARMREIAAAKQTFARAERTKDEARQLLQKAGEKLKIELLEDLKDEVVSFYTDGPFIDMCRGPHVPDTGALQHFKLTSIAGAYWRGDEKRPMLQRIYGLAFATAEELAAHLKMVEEAAKRDHRRLGKNLGIFFFDEDVGPGLPMWLPNGTVVIDELENLAKATESAAGYLRVKTPHITKESMYLKSGHLPYYKDSMFPPMEFDGVKYYLKPMNCPHHHKIFASELRSYRDLPLRLAEYGTCYRYEQSGELFGLMRVRSMQMNDAHIYCTLEQFEEEFLAVCRMYLEYFRIFGIEKYVMRLSLSAPEGMGKKYVGEPELWKQTEDMVARALKNGQVQHVAVPNEAAFYGPKIDVQVWSAIGKEFTLATNQVDFAVPRRFDLTYRAKDGSSQTPLCIHRAPLGTHERFIGFLLEHYAGAFPLWLAPVQVKILTVKADVAEPAARLAKSLAAAGLRVELDVRDEKVGAKVRDASMEKVPYMVVLGPKDLAAGVLSVRLRDGRQVSGLKEEDFVAKLKAEIAGKMAAPSL